The following are encoded together in the Vibrio splendidus genome:
- a CDS encoding threonine/serine exporter family protein, translating to MASKQRAISRLVAQSGQMLLAHGAESTLVGDIMRRIGIACGVNEVEVALSANALVVTTVMDDHCITTTRSCADRGINMQVITEIQRVCIMMEKGILDYDLAYKKIQGISPERYNRWLVVVMIGLSCASFSRLAGGDWHVFMMTFIASACGMIVRQEIGHRHFNPLLNFAITAFVTTTISAQAVLYNIGGQPTIVMASSVLMLVPGFPLINSVADMLKGHINMGLARFTMASLLTLATSLGIVAAMSLSDVWGWVN from the coding sequence ATGGCATCAAAGCAAAGAGCGATCTCAAGGTTAGTCGCTCAATCAGGACAAATGTTATTAGCTCATGGCGCCGAGAGCACATTGGTCGGTGACATTATGCGCCGTATCGGTATTGCTTGTGGGGTGAATGAAGTTGAAGTTGCACTGTCAGCCAATGCGTTGGTTGTGACAACGGTAATGGATGATCATTGCATAACGACGACTCGAAGTTGTGCTGATCGTGGCATTAATATGCAGGTGATAACCGAGATTCAACGTGTGTGTATCATGATGGAGAAAGGGATTCTTGATTATGATTTAGCTTATAAGAAGATCCAAGGGATCAGTCCTGAACGCTACAACCGTTGGTTAGTTGTCGTAATGATAGGGCTATCGTGTGCTTCTTTTAGCCGTCTTGCTGGCGGAGATTGGCATGTCTTTATGATGACGTTTATAGCTTCGGCTTGCGGTATGATCGTGAGACAAGAGATCGGTCATCGCCATTTCAATCCGTTATTAAATTTCGCTATTACCGCTTTTGTCACCACCACGATTTCAGCTCAGGCGGTGCTCTACAATATTGGTGGTCAACCCACTATCGTGATGGCTTCGTCAGTATTGATGCTAGTGCCCGGTTTTCCTTTGATTAACTCCGTAGCAGATATGCTTAAAGGCCATATAAATATGGGTCTCGCACGCTTCACCATGGCCAGTTTATTAACGTTGGCTACAAGCTTAGGTATTGTCGCAGCGATGAGCCTATCTGACGTATGGGGGTGGGTGAACTAA